In Lotus japonicus ecotype B-129 chromosome 5, LjGifu_v1.2, one genomic interval encodes:
- the LOC130717908 gene encoding DEAD-box ATP-dependent RNA helicase 38, with the protein MAESSATATPTVAADTPTVATDSPTVATATAAPPAHKSWADEADEEASASSTATSSINLDGLAIDETKKSPKLLDDPDDSNIQAVSSGDTPYTSAATFEDLSLSPELVKGLYVEMKFQKPSKIQGISLPMILSPPHRDLIAQAHNGSGKTTCFVLGMLSRVDPKLQAPQALCICPTRELAIQNIEVLRKMGKYTGISSECAVPMDSRDVIPINKRPPVMAHVVIGTPGTIKKWISFKKLGVARLKILVFDEADQMLAEDGFQDDSLRIMKEIEKLNSGCQVLLFSATFNDKVKNFVSKVVKKDHNQLFVRKEELSLDAVKQYKVRCLDELSKIEVIRDYIFENGENMGQTIIFVRTRNSAKMLHKALVDLGYEVTAIQGALNNEDRDKIVKEFRDGLTQVLISTDVLARGFDQQQINLVINYDLPVKHTAEYTREPEPDYEVYLHRVGRAGRFGRKGAVFNLISDERDANIMSKIENHFGTHVTEVREKSTEDFKACLKEAGLI; encoded by the exons ATGGCCGAATCTTCCGCCACCGCCACCCCCACCGTCGCCGCCGACACCCCCACCGTCGCAACCGACTCCCCCACCGTCGCCACCGCCACCGCTGCTCCGCCTGCACACAAAAGCTGGGCTGACGAAGCCGACGAAGAAGCCAGTGCCTCGTCGACCGCAACCTCATCCATCAACCTCGACGGATTAGCGATCGACGAGACCAAGAAGTCACCCAAGCTGTTAGACGATCCCGACGACTCCAATATACAAGCG GTTTCCTCCGGCGACACTCCGTATACCTCGGCGGCGACGTTTGAAGACTTGAGTCTCTCGCCGGAGCTGGTGAAGGGACTTTACGTGGAGATGAAGTTCCAGAAGCCTAGCAAAATCCAAGGCATAAGCTTGCCCATGATCCTGAGCCCTCCACATAGAGACTTGATCGCACAGGCTCATAATGGTTCCGGCAAGACCACTTGTTTTGTGCTTGGGATGCTTAGTCGTGTTGATCCCAAGTTGCAGGCTCCCCAAGCCCTCTGCATTTGCCCCACCAGGGAGTTAGCTATTCAG AATATTGAGGTTTTGCGAAAGATGGGGAAGTATACTGGGATTAGTTCAGAATGTGCTGTGCCCATGGACAGCAGGGATGTGATTCCGATCAACAAACGTCCGCCAGTTATGGCTCACGTGGTCATTGGGACTCCTGGCACCATTAAGAAGTGGATAAGTTTTAAGAAACTCGGGGTGGCGAGGTTAAAGATTCTTGTTTTTGATGAGGCTGATCAAATGCTTGCTGAG GATGGATTTCAAGATGATTCTTTGAGGATAAtgaaagaaattgaaaaattgaaTTCTGGCTGTCAG GTTCTTTTGTTTTCTGCTACTTTCAATGATAAAGTCAAGAACTTTGTTTCAAAGGTAGTTAAGAAGGATCACAATCAACTTTTTGTGAGGAAAGAAGAACTATCTTTAGATGCAGTGAAGCAATATAAAGTGCGTTGTCTTGATGAACTCTCTAAGATTGAAGTGATACGGGATTACATATTTGAAAATGGAGAGAACATGGGGCAAACTATTATATTTGTACGCACAAGAAATAGCGCAAAGATGTTGCATAAAGCACTTGTTGATTTGGGCTACGAGGTTACTGCCATACAAGGTGCTCTTAATAATGAAGATAGAGACAAGATTGTCAAGGAGTTCAGAGATGGGTTAACTCAGGTTCTGATATCAACCGATGTTCTTGCCCGCGGCTTTGATCAACAACAG ATTAATTTGGTTATCAACTATGATCTTCCGGTGAAACACACTGCTGAGTATACCCGTGAACCCGAGCCTGATTATGAGGTGTATTTGCACAGGGTTGGTAGGGCTGGGCGTTTTGGGCGTAAGG GGGCTGTATTTAACCTGATATCTGATGAAAGGGATGCGAACATCATGTCAAAGATTGAAAACCATTTCGGCACCCATGTAACTGAG
- the LOC130719149 gene encoding uncharacterized protein LOC130719149, protein MSAGGKARCQCGLTLIIYTAGTRENPDRRFFRCRRWQFPDSCGFFFWIDEPLMGRNAAQGRHAQVESDAMSLNSEIGNGLVTSVHVLPDLNKKINKLNKKLEVERFQKKIACLFTVLAMMVAVWSLCIRKG, encoded by the exons ATGTCTGCAGGTGGAAAGGCCAGGTGTCAATGTGGTCTCACTCTCATCATCTACACAGCTGGTACTCGAGAAAACCCAGATAGGAGATTTTTTAGGTGCAGAAGATGGCAG TTTCCAGATTCTTGTGGTTTCTTTTTCTGGATTGATGAACCACTTATGGGAAGAAATGCAGCTCAGGGAAGGCATGCTCAAGTTGAAAGTGATGCAATGAGTTTAAATTCTGAGATTGGTAATGGCCTAGTCACCTCTGTGCATGTTCTTCCTGATTTGAATAAAAAGATTAACAAACTCAATAAGAAGCTTGAAGTTGAGAGattccagaagaagattgcatGCTTGTTCACTGTCCTTGCAATGATGGTAGCAGTGTGGAGTTTATGTATTAGAAAGGGTTGA
- the LOC130720594 gene encoding aspartic proteinase 36-like isoform X3, with translation MSPVGGVIKVNFVAPILVKKVARLDFIARDHYGEVLDMVTTCPLDIISPFILEAIGFRLYFTKVKMGSPPREFNVQIDTGSDILWVNCNTCSNCPQTSGLGIELNFFDTVGSTTAGLVPCSDPICTSGVQGAAAECSPQVNQCSYTFQYGDGSGTSGYYVSDAMYFDMILGQAPPVNSSANIVFGCSTYQSGDLTKADKAVDGIFGFGPGALSVVSQLSSRGITPKVFSHCLKGDGNGGGILVLGEILEPSIVYSPLVPSQPHYNLNLQSIAVNGQLLSINQAVFATSNNRGTIVDCGTTLAYLVQEAYDPLVNAITTAVSQSTSPIISKGNQCYLVSTRVGDIFPTVSLNFAGGVSMLLKPEQYLMPYGFVDGAAMWCIGFQKVQEGVTILGDLVLKDKIVVYDLANQRIGWTNYDCSLSVNVSVTSSKDEYISAGQLRVSSSESVTGILSKLLPVSIVAALSMHIVIFMKSPFLQF, from the exons ATGTCGCCAGTGGGGGGCGTGATCAAAGTTAACTTCGTTGCGCCAATTTTGGTAAAGAAGGTTGCTAGGCTTGACTTCATTGCTCGTGACCACTATGGTGAAGTTTTGGATATGGTGACGACTTGCCCGTTAGATATTATCTCCCCTTTTATTTTGGAGGCAATTGGCTTTAG GCTGTATTTTACCAAGGTGAAGATGGGGTCTCCTCCAAGGGAGTTTAATGTTCAGATTGATACTGGAAGTGACATTTTGTGGGTTAATTGCAATACTTGCAGTAATTGCCCTCAAACTAGTGGGCTGGGG ATTGAGCTCAATTTCTTTGACACGGTCGGCTCAACCACAGCTGGGTTGGTTCCCTGCTCGGACCCGATATGTACTTCTGGTGTTCAAGGTGCGGCAGCTGAATGCTCCCCTCAGGTTAATCAGTGCAGCTACACCTTTCAGTATGGAGATGGGAGTGGGACATCGGGTTATTATGTTTCTGATGCAATGTATTTTGACATGATCCTGGGACAGGCTCCTCCGGTTAACTCTTCGGCTAACATTGTTTTTGG GTGTAGCACCTATCAGTCTGGAGATTTGACTAAGGCAGATAAAGCAGTTGATGGAATTTTTGGGTTTGGCCCTGGTGCTCTATCTGTTGTATCACAATTGTCATCACGAGGAATAACACCCAAAGTTTTCTCTCATTGCTTAAAAGGAGATGGAAATGGAGGAGGCATCCTAGTTCTTGGTGAGATTTTGGAGCCAAGTATTGTTTATAGTCCACTTGTCCCATCACA GCCTCATTACAACTTAAATCTTCAGAGCATTGCTGTAAATGGGCAACTCCTTTCAATTAATCAAGCTGTGTTTGCAACATCTAACAATAGAGGAACTATAGTTGATTGCGGGACAACATTGGCATATCTTGTTCAAGAAGCTTATGATCCTCTTGTCAATGCT ATAACTACTGCTGTGTCACAATCTACCAGCCCCATCATTTCAAAAGGAAATCAGTGTTATCTGGTCTCAACCAG AGTAGGTGATATTTTTCCTACAGTCAGTTTAAACTTTGCTGGTGGAGTATCGATGCTTTTGAAACCAGAACAGTACCTTATGCCTTATGGTTTCGTT GATGGTGCTGCAATGTGGTGCATAGGTTTCCAGAAAGTGCAAGAGGGGGTCACAATTTTAGGAG ATCTTGTCCTAAAAGATAAGATAGTTGTCTATGACTTAGCTAATCAACGCATCGGATGGACTAACTATGATT GTTCCTTGTCGGTGAACGTCTCCGTGACTTCCAGCAAGGATGAGTACATCAGTGCTGGACAGCTGAGGGTCAGCAGCTCAGAGTCAGTGACAGGGATTCTCTCCAAGTTACTACCTGTAAGCATTGTGGCAGCTCTCTCTATGCACATAGTAATCTTCATGAAGTCCCCATTTTTGCAATTTTAA
- the LOC130720594 gene encoding aspartic proteinase 36-like isoform X1: MRCFISLLLGIATVLVTAVCGGFLRVERAIPLSHRVEMEELRARDRARHARVLRGVVGGVVDFSVQGTSDPYSVGYGLYFTKVKMGSPPREFNVQIDTGSDILWVNCNTCSNCPQTSGLGIELNFFDTVGSTTAGLVPCSDPICTSGVQGAAAECSPQVNQCSYTFQYGDGSGTSGYYVSDAMYFDMILGQAPPVNSSANIVFGCSTYQSGDLTKADKAVDGIFGFGPGALSVVSQLSSRGITPKVFSHCLKGDGNGGGILVLGEILEPSIVYSPLVPSQPHYNLNLQSIAVNGQLLSINQAVFATSNNRGTIVDCGTTLAYLVQEAYDPLVNAITTAVSQSTSPIISKGNQCYLVSTRVGDIFPTVSLNFAGGVSMLLKPEQYLMPYGFVDGAAMWCIGFQKVQEGVTILGDLVLKDKIVVYDLANQRIGWTNYDCSLSVNVSVTSSKDEYISAGQLRVSSSESVTGILSKLLPVSIVAALSMHIVIFMKSPFLQF; this comes from the exons ATGCGGTGTTTCATTTCATTGCTGTTGGGTATAGCCACCGTGCTGGTGACGGCGGTGTGCGGCGGTTTCCTCCGTGTGGAGCGAGCCATTCCGCTGAGCCACCGTGTGGAGATGGAGGAGCTCAGGGCTCGTGACAGAGCCCGCCACGCTCGAGTCTTGCGAGGTGTGGTTGGTGGCGTCGTCGACTTCTCAGTCCAAGGCACCTCTGATCCTTACTCCGTTGGGTACGG GCTGTATTTTACCAAGGTGAAGATGGGGTCTCCTCCAAGGGAGTTTAATGTTCAGATTGATACTGGAAGTGACATTTTGTGGGTTAATTGCAATACTTGCAGTAATTGCCCTCAAACTAGTGGGCTGGGG ATTGAGCTCAATTTCTTTGACACGGTCGGCTCAACCACAGCTGGGTTGGTTCCCTGCTCGGACCCGATATGTACTTCTGGTGTTCAAGGTGCGGCAGCTGAATGCTCCCCTCAGGTTAATCAGTGCAGCTACACCTTTCAGTATGGAGATGGGAGTGGGACATCGGGTTATTATGTTTCTGATGCAATGTATTTTGACATGATCCTGGGACAGGCTCCTCCGGTTAACTCTTCGGCTAACATTGTTTTTGG GTGTAGCACCTATCAGTCTGGAGATTTGACTAAGGCAGATAAAGCAGTTGATGGAATTTTTGGGTTTGGCCCTGGTGCTCTATCTGTTGTATCACAATTGTCATCACGAGGAATAACACCCAAAGTTTTCTCTCATTGCTTAAAAGGAGATGGAAATGGAGGAGGCATCCTAGTTCTTGGTGAGATTTTGGAGCCAAGTATTGTTTATAGTCCACTTGTCCCATCACA GCCTCATTACAACTTAAATCTTCAGAGCATTGCTGTAAATGGGCAACTCCTTTCAATTAATCAAGCTGTGTTTGCAACATCTAACAATAGAGGAACTATAGTTGATTGCGGGACAACATTGGCATATCTTGTTCAAGAAGCTTATGATCCTCTTGTCAATGCT ATAACTACTGCTGTGTCACAATCTACCAGCCCCATCATTTCAAAAGGAAATCAGTGTTATCTGGTCTCAACCAG AGTAGGTGATATTTTTCCTACAGTCAGTTTAAACTTTGCTGGTGGAGTATCGATGCTTTTGAAACCAGAACAGTACCTTATGCCTTATGGTTTCGTT GATGGTGCTGCAATGTGGTGCATAGGTTTCCAGAAAGTGCAAGAGGGGGTCACAATTTTAGGAG ATCTTGTCCTAAAAGATAAGATAGTTGTCTATGACTTAGCTAATCAACGCATCGGATGGACTAACTATGATT GTTCCTTGTCGGTGAACGTCTCCGTGACTTCCAGCAAGGATGAGTACATCAGTGCTGGACAGCTGAGGGTCAGCAGCTCAGAGTCAGTGACAGGGATTCTCTCCAAGTTACTACCTGTAAGCATTGTGGCAGCTCTCTCTATGCACATAGTAATCTTCATGAAGTCCCCATTTTTGCAATTTTAA
- the LOC130720594 gene encoding aspartic proteinase 36-like isoform X2 — translation MRCFISLLLGIATVLVTAVCGGFLRVERAIPLSHRVEMEELRARDRARHARVLRGVVGGVVDFSVQGTSDPYSVGLYFTKVKMGSPPREFNVQIDTGSDILWVNCNTCSNCPQTSGLGIELNFFDTVGSTTAGLVPCSDPICTSGVQGAAAECSPQVNQCSYTFQYGDGSGTSGYYVSDAMYFDMILGQAPPVNSSANIVFGCSTYQSGDLTKADKAVDGIFGFGPGALSVVSQLSSRGITPKVFSHCLKGDGNGGGILVLGEILEPSIVYSPLVPSQPHYNLNLQSIAVNGQLLSINQAVFATSNNRGTIVDCGTTLAYLVQEAYDPLVNAITTAVSQSTSPIISKGNQCYLVSTRVGDIFPTVSLNFAGGVSMLLKPEQYLMPYGFVDGAAMWCIGFQKVQEGVTILGDLVLKDKIVVYDLANQRIGWTNYDCSLSVNVSVTSSKDEYISAGQLRVSSSESVTGILSKLLPVSIVAALSMHIVIFMKSPFLQF, via the exons ATGCGGTGTTTCATTTCATTGCTGTTGGGTATAGCCACCGTGCTGGTGACGGCGGTGTGCGGCGGTTTCCTCCGTGTGGAGCGAGCCATTCCGCTGAGCCACCGTGTGGAGATGGAGGAGCTCAGGGCTCGTGACAGAGCCCGCCACGCTCGAGTCTTGCGAGGTGTGGTTGGTGGCGTCGTCGACTTCTCAGTCCAAGGCACCTCTGATCCTTACTCCGTTGG GCTGTATTTTACCAAGGTGAAGATGGGGTCTCCTCCAAGGGAGTTTAATGTTCAGATTGATACTGGAAGTGACATTTTGTGGGTTAATTGCAATACTTGCAGTAATTGCCCTCAAACTAGTGGGCTGGGG ATTGAGCTCAATTTCTTTGACACGGTCGGCTCAACCACAGCTGGGTTGGTTCCCTGCTCGGACCCGATATGTACTTCTGGTGTTCAAGGTGCGGCAGCTGAATGCTCCCCTCAGGTTAATCAGTGCAGCTACACCTTTCAGTATGGAGATGGGAGTGGGACATCGGGTTATTATGTTTCTGATGCAATGTATTTTGACATGATCCTGGGACAGGCTCCTCCGGTTAACTCTTCGGCTAACATTGTTTTTGG GTGTAGCACCTATCAGTCTGGAGATTTGACTAAGGCAGATAAAGCAGTTGATGGAATTTTTGGGTTTGGCCCTGGTGCTCTATCTGTTGTATCACAATTGTCATCACGAGGAATAACACCCAAAGTTTTCTCTCATTGCTTAAAAGGAGATGGAAATGGAGGAGGCATCCTAGTTCTTGGTGAGATTTTGGAGCCAAGTATTGTTTATAGTCCACTTGTCCCATCACA GCCTCATTACAACTTAAATCTTCAGAGCATTGCTGTAAATGGGCAACTCCTTTCAATTAATCAAGCTGTGTTTGCAACATCTAACAATAGAGGAACTATAGTTGATTGCGGGACAACATTGGCATATCTTGTTCAAGAAGCTTATGATCCTCTTGTCAATGCT ATAACTACTGCTGTGTCACAATCTACCAGCCCCATCATTTCAAAAGGAAATCAGTGTTATCTGGTCTCAACCAG AGTAGGTGATATTTTTCCTACAGTCAGTTTAAACTTTGCTGGTGGAGTATCGATGCTTTTGAAACCAGAACAGTACCTTATGCCTTATGGTTTCGTT GATGGTGCTGCAATGTGGTGCATAGGTTTCCAGAAAGTGCAAGAGGGGGTCACAATTTTAGGAG ATCTTGTCCTAAAAGATAAGATAGTTGTCTATGACTTAGCTAATCAACGCATCGGATGGACTAACTATGATT GTTCCTTGTCGGTGAACGTCTCCGTGACTTCCAGCAAGGATGAGTACATCAGTGCTGGACAGCTGAGGGTCAGCAGCTCAGAGTCAGTGACAGGGATTCTCTCCAAGTTACTACCTGTAAGCATTGTGGCAGCTCTCTCTATGCACATAGTAATCTTCATGAAGTCCCCATTTTTGCAATTTTAA